From one Bacteroides intestinalis DSM 17393 genomic stretch:
- a CDS encoding glucoamylase family protein, which translates to MKQLTTYFPLLFLLLLGACKNSNPGNTARLTDDALMDTVQRRTFNYFWEGAEPNSGLAPERIHMDGIYPEKDQNVVTSGGSGFGIMTILSGIDRGYVTREEGLARMEKIASFLEKADRFHGAYPHWWYGDTGKVKPFGQKDNGGDLVETAFLIQGLLAVHQYYINGSPEEQALAKRIDILWRDVDWNFYRQGDQNVLYWHWSPEYGWAMDFPVHGYNECLIMYLLAAASPTHGVPAAVYHDGWAQNGAIVDPHKVEGIELHLRYQGCEAGPLFWAHYSFLGLDPTNLKDEYCASYFDEMRNLTLVNRAYCIRNPKHYKGFGPDCWGLTASYSVGGYAAHMPNERDDQGVISPTAALSSIVYTPEQSLAVMRHLYGMGDKLFGPYGFYDAFSETDNWYPKRYLAIDQGPIAVMIENYRTGLLWNLFMSHPDVQNGLQKLGFSINK; encoded by the coding sequence ATGAAACAACTAACAACCTACTTTCCCCTTCTCTTCCTGCTCCTTCTCGGAGCTTGTAAGAATTCGAACCCCGGCAACACTGCCCGACTTACGGACGATGCTTTGATGGACACTGTTCAACGGCGAACCTTCAATTACTTCTGGGAAGGCGCAGAGCCTAACAGTGGTCTTGCCCCCGAACGTATCCACATGGACGGCATCTATCCCGAGAAAGACCAGAACGTTGTCACTTCCGGTGGCAGTGGCTTCGGTATTATGACCATACTTTCAGGTATCGACCGCGGCTACGTCACCCGTGAAGAAGGTCTGGCACGTATGGAAAAGATTGCCTCTTTCCTCGAGAAAGCTGACCGTTTTCATGGAGCCTACCCACATTGGTGGTATGGAGATACCGGTAAAGTGAAACCTTTCGGACAAAAAGACAATGGTGGAGATCTTGTGGAAACAGCCTTCCTGATACAAGGATTACTGGCTGTACACCAATATTACATCAATGGTTCGCCGGAAGAGCAGGCACTTGCCAAACGCATCGATATCCTCTGGCGCGATGTCGATTGGAATTTCTATCGCCAAGGCGACCAGAATGTACTCTACTGGCATTGGAGCCCCGAATATGGCTGGGCAATGGATTTCCCTGTACATGGTTATAATGAATGCCTCATCATGTACCTGCTTGCTGCAGCCTCTCCTACGCATGGTGTTCCTGCCGCTGTCTATCATGACGGTTGGGCACAGAACGGTGCCATCGTCGATCCCCATAAAGTAGAAGGCATCGAACTTCATTTGCGCTATCAAGGTTGTGAAGCCGGACCTCTCTTTTGGGCACATTATTCTTTCCTCGGATTGGATCCGACAAACCTGAAAGATGAATATTGCGCCAGCTACTTCGACGAAATGCGCAACCTGACGCTTGTGAACCGTGCTTATTGCATCCGCAATCCGAAGCACTACAAAGGTTTCGGCCCGGACTGCTGGGGACTGACCGCTAGCTACTCCGTGGGCGGATATGCCGCCCACATGCCGAACGAACGGGACGACCAGGGAGTTATATCCCCTACTGCCGCCCTTTCATCCATTGTCTATACACCGGAGCAGTCGCTGGCTGTGATGCGGCACCTCTACGGAATGGGCGATAAGCTATTCGGGCCTTACGGTTTCTACGATGCCTTTAGCGAAACTGATAACTGGTATCCCAAGCGATATCTCGCCATTGACCAAGGCCCGATAGCCGTCATGATAGAGAACTATCGCACTGGATTGCTATGGAACCTCTTTATGAGCCATCCGGATGTACAAAACGGATTGCAGAAACTGGGATTCTCAATAAATAAATAG